TGCAATATTTTTTCAAAAATCAACTAAAGAATGACGTTAGGCTTTCAAATTTAAAGAATCGAATTAGGGAATTACAATCTAACCTTCATGACGCTAATAAATTAGCAGATTATAAGTCTATTTACTTAGCGAACATGAGCTACGAAATTCGAACGCCTCTTAGCACCGTTTTAGGCATGCTTGATATGCTAAAGCAAACACATTTAGATGCCGATCAAAAGGCGCAAGTTGAAATTGCTGAATACTCATCTAAACATTTATTACAGCTTGTACATATGGTTACAGATAATGAAGATGTTGATAATGGCGATATAAAACTAAATTTATTGGCCATCGATTTGAAGTCTGATTTATCACATCTTTTTAAAGTGTTTGAATATCAAGCCTGGGAAAAAGGTTTGCAATTCGATTATAAATTTTTAATAGATGAAAAACGTAAATTTTCTCTTTTGGGAGATTCTTTACGAATCCAACAAGTTCTTATAAACTTAATTAATAATGCTATTAAGTTTACAAATTCAGGAAAAATAGCCATAATTGTAGATCAAACGGTGAACATAGAAGATGGCCAAATTGTAACCTTTTATATAAAAGATACGGGAATTGGTTTACGTCCCGAAGAAGTAAAACAAATTTTTGATGACTCTAAACTTCTTAATATTCCTGAAGGAAGAAATTATAAAGGAGGTGGTATTGGACTGTCTATTGCGCATCAACTTGTGAAATTAATGGGAGGGGAGTTAAAATTAGAAAGTAAAGAAAATGAAGGTACTACGTTCTATTTTAGTCTGCAGCTTAAAAAAACATTAGGTGTAAAAACCGAAGACGAAGTTCAAAAACCCATTTTGTTAGAAAAATTTAGTGTGTTGGTGGCTGAAGATAATAGAATGAACCAAAAGGTTATTAAATTTTTATTAGAACAGCAAGGTGCCGATTGTACGTTTGTTAAAAACGGTTTAGAAGCTGTTGAATTATATAAGATTTTAGATTTCGATATGATTTTTATGGATATTTATATGCCAGATATGGATGGTTATGAAGCTACGAAAGCAATAAAAGAAACCGAGAAATATTCAGATTATAATACGCCCATTATAGCTGTATCGGCGAGTGCTTTTGAGGCAGATATAGAGAATGCAAAACTTGCAGGAATAGACGAATTTTTAGCCAAACCGGTGGAAGTTGAGAAACTAAAAGAGTTATTAATAAAATACTCAAAAAAGGACGCCTAGTGGAAGTTTTAGTAATTACTTAACGGCAATCACACTAATTTCAACATTTACATTTTTTGGTAAACGTGCTACTTGCACGGTTTCACGTGCTGGTGCATGGGCTTCATCAAAAAAGCTTCCATATACAGCATTTATTTGCGCAAAATCATCCATATTACTAATAAAAATTGAAGATTTCACGATATTTTCAAACGTCATGTTTGCAGCTTCTAAAACAGCTTTTAGGTTATGCATGACTTGTTTTGTTTCACTTTCAATATCATTTAAAACAAGTTCTCCTGTTTCTGGATTAATAGCTATTTGTCCGGAAGTGTATAAGGTATTTCCGCTTAAAACAGCTTGATTATAAGGTCCAATAGGAGCAGGGGCATTTGGTGTAGTGATAATTTTTTTCATAACGGCTTGTATTAAATTTTCAATAAGCAATAAGCAATAAGCAATAAGTTAAAGTTGTAAATCGGGTTGATTTCGCTTTTCGTATTTTAAATCTTTTAAGATATTAGATTTAATTCCAATAAAGAAATTCCAAGAACTTCTCGTACTAAAAGGAACCCAACTAAAATTCATGCGCCAACTCATTAAATCGCGTTCAAAACGTAATTGCGTATAAGTAAATCCTGCATCTTTTAAGTCGTAACCAGACGAGGCTCCAATGGACCATTTCTCCGATAACTTAACATCGCCCGAAAACATAAGTGAGTGTGAGGATATTTGATTTTCTCGTCTTGAATTCGAATAATTTAAAGCATAAGCGATTCGTAAATTCCATGGTATGTCAAAGTGATAAAATTTACTAGGCTTTTCTTCCTCTTCCTCTTCTTCGTTATTCATTTGCTGATTTGCGAAATCTTCAGAAATACCAAATAAATCATCATCACGTCCACCACTTCGTAGATTTTCTTCAATAGCCCTTTTGTTTTCATTTTTATCCCCTTTTTTACTGCTGGATAAAGACCATCCTGTTGTTAAATTGGCACTGGTTAACCTAAAAAGGCTTCCACCATTATCAATATTAAATTTATCAACTCTATTATTATTGTTGTCTAATGCATAAGGGTCTAATGTAGCACCAAAATTAATACTCATTCTGTTGTCAAAAAGTTGTGTGCCACCACTCATTCTAACAGGACTCCATTGTAAGGAATCACCAGCAAAATTGTAAGAGGTTGAAAAGTTTAAATTATTTAATAAAATGATTTTTTTAGCTTCGGTAGCAGTACTATCCTTGTCGCGTACTTTTGCTTCCAAATTATTTGAAACAGAAATACCCATAGAGCTAGAAAAGTTGTTTCCTGGGGCTCCAAAGATGCCTTGTTCAAAGCGGGTATATTCTACGTCGCTTGTTGTTAATCCATCGGCACTTACAACTTCGTAGGTATCATAATATTTGTCGAAAGCAGGATTGATATTATAACTTATTGAAGGGCGAATTATATGGCGAATCGCTTTTATTTTGCTATCCTTACCCTCTTTTTCAAAATTAAACATACCATAAATAGTGGTTCCTAAGCTAGTACTAAAGTTGTAAGTTCTAAAGGCATCAAAACCATTAACTTCTTCAGTAACCACTTTTCTTTCAATAGGGTCGAAGGATTTTTCAATGGTTTTAAAGGTCCAAACTTCATTAAAATTAGTACTGGCGCTTAAACTAAAATATTTAAATAACTTAAAATTGGTAGTAAGTGGAATGGTATGTTGAAAACCTGCTTTAGCATCTTCGAACATTTCTTTTTTAAAGAAAAGAGAATCGGTAGTGCTGATTCTATTTTCGCCTCTTACACTGTATTGCAAGTTGATATTTTGTATAATTCCTTTTTTAGCACCCGTTTTAGAAGCAAAAGGATATATTCTACCAATACTTCCTTGAAAAGTAGGAAGCGTCATGTTAATTTGCTCGGTATTGGTGTTTTGTGAATGTGTAGCCGTTAAACTAATATTTGGTTGTAGTTCCCCTTGAAATGTTTTAGAATAGGAAACGGAAGATGATAAAGTATTATTTAAAAAAGCACCAGTATTAATTTGATTAACAGAGGTTCGGTAATAGGTACTACTACCTAAGTTTACCGATGCCGAAAAGCGCGAATTAGGATTGGATTTACCGTCTTGACTGTGCGACCAGCGTAAATTGTAAACGGTAGATTTAGAATAATCGGGAAAACCACGTTCACTGTTAATTAAATTTTCATATCGAAACCCTAAATTACCTCTAAATTTATACCGTTTGGCATAGGTGCTTTCTGTACGAAATCCATAACTTCCATTAGTATAGTAGTCCCCCAAAAGCGCTAAATCCACATAGTCGCTAATGGCTAAATAATACCCTCCATTTTGCAAAAAATAACCACGACTATTTTGTTCACCAAAGCTAGGAATTATAATACCAGAGGTTTGTTTCTCCGACTGTGGAAAGAAACTAAATGGTAACCAAACGGGTGTCGGAATATCATAAATATACAAACCAGCAGCTCCTGTTATTATCTTTTTTCCTGGTACAATTTTAGCTTTTAATAATCGAATATAATACTCGGGATCTTCTGCATCTTCGGCAGTGGTGTACTTAGCATTTTTCAAAAAGTAAACTGAATCGTTTTCTTTTTTTGTGAGATAAGCAATTACAGTACCGTCGCCTTGTTCTGTTTTAGAGTTGTATATAAGTGCTTTTTTCGTTTTTGTATTAAAAATAATAGAGTCAGGTTCTACAACATTGCCACCTTGTGTAAAAACAGGTTTTTGTGTGTACCCTTCAATTGTATCTGTAATACCTCTAGCGTAAACGGTGTTTTTGGTGTAATCTACTGTAATATTACCAGCAGCTATATTCATGTCGCCATAATCAATTGTGGCTTCATTATATAGATATAACTTATGTTCTTTCTGGCTAAATTTAGTATAATCGATGGCATGATATTTTACCGTATGCTCTAAAAGTTCTTTTTTAGGCTTTATAGAATCTTTAAAAGTAGAATCTTGTGCTTTTTCAGAAGTCACAGGTAAAAGTAAACTATCAGGGCTAACAATAATGCTATCTTTAACACTTCTGTTAATAGCAATACCGCTTTTAGGGGTGTCTTGTGCAAAGCTTAACATGTTAATAAACATTGTAAAACTTACTGCAAAAAGTATTTTAAAGTTGTTTGTGTGCAACGCTTTTAAATGTATTTTTGTAAAAGTATGGCTCGATTTTTGAAAAGTCAAAATTACATATATTTTTCTGTGATTAATTTATTATTCAATTAAAATTTTAAATTAAACTTGGTATCTCTTAAATTGAGTAATAAACCAAGTTTTTTAATCGTTAAAATGTTTGTGAACTATAGTTGTTAAAATAAAATATGATGATTATGGTTAATGTTTATGAGTTACCGGTTTAAACCAAATTAAGATTAAAATTAAGATTACCCCATGAAAACGTCCAAAATATTACTTTTCGTATTATTTATAATAGTATTAACATTTTCATCCTTTATGAATGTAGATAAAAAGGAAGAAGCACAAAAATTCATTGTGGTTTTAGATGCAGGCCATGGTGGAAAAGATCCCGGAAAACATTCAAAATACGGTTATAAAGAAAAAGACAT
The genomic region above belongs to Mariniflexile litorale and contains:
- a CDS encoding putative LPS assembly protein LptD, with the protein product MTFQKSSHTFTKIHLKALHTNNFKILFAVSFTMFINMLSFAQDTPKSGIAINRSVKDSIIVSPDSLLLPVTSEKAQDSTFKDSIKPKKELLEHTVKYHAIDYTKFSQKEHKLYLYNEATIDYGDMNIAAGNITVDYTKNTVYARGITDTIEGYTQKPVFTQGGNVVEPDSIIFNTKTKKALIYNSKTEQGDGTVIAYLTKKENDSVYFLKNAKYTTAEDAEDPEYYIRLLKAKIVPGKKIITGAAGLYIYDIPTPVWLPFSFFPQSEKQTSGIIIPSFGEQNSRGYFLQNGGYYLAISDYVDLALLGDYYTNGSYGFRTESTYAKRYKFRGNLGFRYENLINSERGFPDYSKSTVYNLRWSHSQDGKSNPNSRFSASVNLGSSTYYRTSVNQINTGAFLNNTLSSSVSYSKTFQGELQPNISLTATHSQNTNTEQINMTLPTFQGSIGRIYPFASKTGAKKGIIQNINLQYSVRGENRISTTDSLFFKKEMFEDAKAGFQHTIPLTTNFKLFKYFSLSASTNFNEVWTFKTIEKSFDPIERKVVTEEVNGFDAFRTYNFSTSLGTTIYGMFNFEKEGKDSKIKAIRHIIRPSISYNINPAFDKYYDTYEVVSADGLTTSDVEYTRFEQGIFGAPGNNFSSSMGISVSNNLEAKVRDKDSTATEAKKIILLNNLNFSTSYNFAGDSLQWSPVRMSGGTQLFDNRMSINFGATLDPYALDNNNNRVDKFNIDNGGSLFRLTSANLTTGWSLSSSKKGDKNENKRAIEENLRSGGRDDDLFGISEDFANQQMNNEEEEEEEKPSKFYHFDIPWNLRIAYALNYSNSRRENQISSHSLMFSGDVKLSEKWSIGASSGYDLKDAGFTYTQLRFERDLMSWRMNFSWVPFSTRSSWNFFIGIKSNILKDLKYEKRNQPDLQL
- a CDS encoding RidA family protein, which translates into the protein MKKIITTPNAPAPIGPYNQAVLSGNTLYTSGQIAINPETGELVLNDIESETKQVMHNLKAVLEAANMTFENIVKSSIFISNMDDFAQINAVYGSFFDEAHAPARETVQVARLPKNVNVEISVIAVK
- a CDS encoding ATP-binding protein; translated protein: MQYFFKNQLKNDVRLSNLKNRIRELQSNLHDANKLADYKSIYLANMSYEIRTPLSTVLGMLDMLKQTHLDADQKAQVEIAEYSSKHLLQLVHMVTDNEDVDNGDIKLNLLAIDLKSDLSHLFKVFEYQAWEKGLQFDYKFLIDEKRKFSLLGDSLRIQQVLINLINNAIKFTNSGKIAIIVDQTVNIEDGQIVTFYIKDTGIGLRPEEVKQIFDDSKLLNIPEGRNYKGGGIGLSIAHQLVKLMGGELKLESKENEGTTFYFSLQLKKTLGVKTEDEVQKPILLEKFSVLVAEDNRMNQKVIKFLLEQQGADCTFVKNGLEAVELYKILDFDMIFMDIYMPDMDGYEATKAIKETEKYSDYNTPIIAVSASAFEADIENAKLAGIDEFLAKPVEVEKLKELLIKYSKKDA